The Juglans regia cultivar Chandler chromosome 6, Walnut 2.0, whole genome shotgun sequence genome contains the following window.
aattcttcaaacaaaaggaaatgaatggaCAATCAGAGGCTTCAGTTGCTGACCCATACAACAATATTTTTGGACATGATTTTGAAGGAACCCTAAGGCTATCCGATGATGAATGATCCAAGTGCTCCACCTATAAAGACGGCCGTCCCAGACTGACCAAGTTCTTTGATCCGTTTTGTCACCTTATGCCGAAAGCAGATGCTTTCGAAGAATCCACTGAAGACATAATAATGACCATATTCTGTCACCTTATGCCAAAAGTAGATGCTCCTGAAGAATCCACTGAAGACATAATGATGACTCTATTTCACGTGATTAAACAGTATTCATCACTGTTCACTCACGGTTTACTTTGTTTTACTTTAATCATTGTAAACAGGAACTCCTtgatctataaaaggagaaccttgcTTAGGAATTAGGCAGAGCTCATTCTACCCTTCTAAGTCTAGAGCTTATTCTGCCTTCTATCCCCATCTATATTTCACATTGCTTCGCCCTGTCAGTACAAATCTGTACTACTTGTTTTGAGgctttgtaattaattttactaAGTCTATATTTTAATGCAATTAATTTTACATCTATCTATTCTCTGctttgcatacatgcatatggtcAGTTATACCGCCTGCATTTAATTGTTCTTCTATTTTTGTGCATCTATATCTTCTATTTGTGGTTATAAGGCTGTACGTTAGGGAGGAAAACACCACCCTTGCAGGCTTTGGAGGACGATCGGACCCTCCCTTAAAAAACGAGACTATTTGTAAAGATAATGAATGAGATTGGTTCAAGAAACAAACTTTagaattaaaatcattaaaaataattcttcaaacaaaaggaaatgaatggaCAATCCTATTCTTATTTctttggaaaatgctacttgAATCCATAATAGTTATCGATAAAAGTGaccgattgaatttttttattttttttacttaaggattaaggaagtgactattataagtgaattggtatttttttattttttaaaaatatttaaagatatataaaaaaatgattgaaattaataaaagagaaaaaagtttaaaaaaaatgcattcacaCTTATCGGTCAAACTTCATCGATTCATCATCGGCCTAGCATTACCCTATTTCTTTAGTAATGGGAGTACAAATTAATTAGGAAGTGACGTCAGTTGATGATCATTGTGAAAATATTTCTCGAGTTATGGATCAAAACATTACCAAGGAGCTGCTGAATTACTGGGGATTAAGAGAATAGAATAACTAGGTTGTCCCTAATTTGTGGAGTAAGATAGTAATTAACGACCATACATATGCAAGAACGGGTTCATGTTCAAATCATATCCATGCATCCATTGGCAGTCCTGTTCAAATCATATATATCCGCTAACTATCCTGCCTTAATAATTTGCAACTCTCAAGAATATTCCCTGAATAGCAACTTCATCATTTCCTTAATTCCCTATATATAATCAATTCCCTCCGGATCAATATTTTCTGTCCATTAATCCAACTTGCCTTCCACTTTTCTCGCCCTTCCCTTTTCTTGTCACATTCTGACATTATTAACCACTCTTGTCCCTCAACCTGCCTGCAGATCGTCAGCTTttgcatttttctctttcttcttctcatcttcctTTTTGTTTCCTCTCACAACTGCGCGCGGGCCGGGAAGATGAGAAAAGGGGCGGCGTTAGTTCTATTTCCTTTCTGGGTGGTGGTGATCTTTATATGTTGCATGCAACTTCAAGCTGGCGATGGGAAAGTACTACAACGAGTACcttgttatttcatttttggAGACTCACTCGCAGATAATGGCAATAATAACTTCCTTTCAACAATAGCTAAAGTTAACCACCGACCGTATGGCATTGACTTTCCTAGTGGACCAACTGGAAGGTTCTGCAATGGCCGAACCACCGTTGATATAATAGGTTTTACCCCCTTTCTCTCACCATTTTTCGTCACTCTCTTTGTTTCTTCTGTTTAGGTTCATTTAGGCTTGattggatttgaaaaatatttcatcttatcattacaactttatcaaattctcatacaaaatataataaacaatttaactttttcaaatcctaaaacaataataatattaaaaaataatattctaacaatatttttttaaactttctcttttatttaaaagcatttcatttcatcttatctcatctcagaATCCAAACCAACCATTATGTATTTATAATccatgttttttatttgttgccAAAAGTGTTTCGATGCATGAGAATTGCGCTcgctttctttaaatttatgcctcgtttttcaaaatatatgtattgatattttttttctatgtattttcTCACAACAGCTGAACTTATGGGATTCAATAACTATATTCCACCCTTTGCAACTACTAAGGGACGAAAGATCCTTAGTGGGGTGAATTATGCATCTGGATCCGCGGGGATTCTTAATGAAACTGGGCAACACTTGGTAATTAATCCACTAACTTTCAATACTTGCATGTGTTCGTAAACTTTTCATGAGGATCCATATATGGATGATGATCCAGTTCTGCATACGTTAGAATTCATGATGCTTCATGTACATCATGCATACGTATGTATATAGTTTCTACTTGTATGCATGCAGGGTGGTCACATAAGCATGGATGGACAGTTGAAGAACCACCAAATTACCATCTCACGCATGGCTAAAATATTAGGAACTAATCGGTCAGCAGCTGCAAAATACCTAAACAAGTGTTTATATCATGTTGGGATGGGGAGTAATGATTTCATTAACAACTACTTCCAGCCCAAATATTATCCGACAAGCCGTCGATATACTCCAGAGCAATACGCAAAAGTTCTTGCAgtacaatattttaaacaattaaAGGTTTGTACGTGCGTAGTAGTACTACGGCTGTGCATGCATGGCTTTAATCTATCCTTTTCACGTCCATGTGATTATCACTGATGCATTTCCCTCCCTCGATCCCCGTCTTTGTTCTAGACTTTGTACAGTTATGGAGCAAGGAAGATTGCATTGT
Protein-coding sequences here:
- the LOC108982849 gene encoding GDSL esterase/lipase At1g29670-like codes for the protein MRKGAALVLFPFWVVVIFICCMQLQAGDGKVLQRVPCYFIFGDSLADNGNNNFLSTIAKVNHRPYGIDFPSGPTGRFCNGRTTVDIIAELMGFNNYIPPFATTKGRKILSGVNYASGSAGILNETGQHLGGHISMDGQLKNHQITISRMAKILGTNRSAAAKYLNKCLYHVGMGSNDFINNYFQPKYYPTSRRYTPEQYAKVLAVQYFKQLKTLYSYGARKIALFGVGPIGCAPNSLSLHGATNGSTCVDPMNNAAQIFNENLKLIVNRLNKTKTDADFVYVDGMGHAAEALSYGFKVLDAGCCQVGSSGQCIPFKTPCQNRSEYVFWDAFHPTEAVNRITARLSYNVVFPSKTDLHRDHRDHGSHPIEL